ACACGTCCATTCACCGTACCCATCTGTCTAATCTCATCTAACAACACAATGTCGTAAATATGGTCCTCCGATTCATCCTTTTCCTCATGACCTTTTGGTAGAAAATGGACAACGGTAAGAGTCACTTCTGATTCCTTCATCATTCGTTTTGCTAAAATTAAGGCTTCACGATCATCATGTCCTCCAATAAATATCATACATATTGAGATATTCGACACGAAAGATTGCCTAGCTCTTTGTCGCATAAGATTTCCACGACTGAAAAATATAGCGACCGAACAAGGTGCATTCTCAAGGACCTTACTATTAACATTCCTCCACCCTTTTTCTTGTGATTCGATAAATCCATGGACAGACCATCTTCGGTGGAGTGGAAGGATTACAAGCGAAGTCTTCTTCTCAAGGGCCATATGGATTATGTCTTCATGCATCAATGGAAATGAAGAGAGTGAAGTGTAAAGCTGGACCGATACAGTATCCCAGTTGTTTTTCTCATATTGATTGAACTCGTAGATTATTTTTTGAGAAGTATTGGTGGAAATTGGCTTAAGTTTTGAATGGGCAATCAAGAGTGGTACATACCGACCGATTAGCTCGACTAGATGAAGACCATAAATGCCCATGGGGTTATCTTTGGTCGGATTCATAGTATCCAGTAGTTTAATGTACGAGTCAGCATTATCTTGTCCGTAAATGCATGTAAGAATTTTGAGTTCAGAATGAGGTTTCATACTAAGAACATTCCTAGTATTGTGGCTATTATATCTTTGTGATGGATCATACAATTTTTTGACCATAACTGGAACAATGGTTGCATTGAGTAAGATATAGAATGCTGCGAAGCCATATACTTGTTCTCTAAATGTCTGCTTCGTAgaaaaacaaacacaaaaaaaaaaaaaaaaattagtctattaataataattattgtcTACCAACCATTGAACGTTGATAGTACATAGACTATATGGAAATATATAGACTATATTTCTGTTAATCTGGACGACTTTCTGACAAAACGTTTTTGTAGGTGACACATGGACAGAAGTTTCTCGCCATATGTCACCGACAGATTCATAATTCCGTCAGAGAATTCTCTGACGTAATATTTTATCCTCCTACGGACTAAAAAGCCTATATATTTAGGAGATATGCACAATTACTTACCCCGCTATCTCTAAAGCTGGAGGCCGTGTTCAGATGGACAACGCCAGTGTAACTCAAGATCAATGTAAGTGCAACAGCTTCATTTATTGGTATCTTTAGAACCATACATGGGATCATACAACCAGTCATTTTGAGTAACAACCCTGCAAATAGGACAATCATAGATTTTGCAAGGTTGGTGAAGTTTGAGATATAAAGGTAAAGATCAGCCCTCATGAATGTTGTAGGAATTAGTATATGCATAAGCACTCCATTAGTAAAAGGTCCAAACTTTTCAATCAAAGCAGTTCCTAACGGAGCTCCGGATGGTATAGCCAAACCAATGAAAAATGGAGCCAAGACAAAATTCTGATTAAGAACAATAAAATACACTTGTGATACAATGGTTATTGCCATAATCACATAAATTAAAGAGGTACTCACGGACTT
The window above is part of the Euphorbia lathyris chromosome 3, ddEupLath1.1, whole genome shotgun sequence genome. Proteins encoded here:
- the LOC136222559 gene encoding cation/H(+) antiporter 4-like: MEDFAMDFPGLNTTMTCLVMPQKSNSNGIRGGFRSKTHFLTHSLPLLELQIGMILTLSHLIRFFLKPFGVSTFLSCILAGIILGPNGLGKFDSMREIVFPHDSQDIIYVATSLGMNLYVFLIAVKIELGMVLKIGHKPLSIGITSTVIPFTVNCIYNSIPQQGIGSLSFEDNYLIIVVVLTSLPVVADAIDELKLANTELGRLTLASALVSDIGGIAIFIIQVFVFSRSVDITINYTIPVLVFLLVLAFIFRPLIDWVLRYTPEGKSVSTSLIYVIMAITIVSQVYFIVLNQNFVLAPFFIGLAIPSGAPLGTALIEKFGPFTNGVLMHILIPTTFMRADLYLYISNFTNLAKSMIVLFAGLLLKMTGCMIPCMVLKIPINEAVALTLILSYTGVVHLNTASSFRDSGTFREQVYGFAAFYILLNATIVPVMVKKLYDPSQRYNSHNTRNVLSMKPHSELKILTCIYGQDNADSYIKLLDTMNPTKDNPMGIYGLHLVELIGRYVPLLIAHSKLKPISTNTSQKIIYEFNQYEKNNWDTVSVQLYTSLSSFPLMHEDIIHMALEKKTSLVILPLHRRWSVHGFIESQEKGWRNVNSKVLENAPCSVAIFFSRGNLMRQRARQSFVSNISICMIFIGGHDDREALILAKRMMKESEVTLTVVHFLPKGHEEKDESEDHIYDIVLLDEIRQMGTVNGRVFYRSQVVEDGPETILLVRSMANQFDMFILGRRYGVSSPQTSGLSQWIELPELGIIGDLFASKELETRASILVVQQKKKIRHAVN